The following proteins are encoded in a genomic region of Manduca sexta isolate Smith_Timp_Sample1 unplaced genomic scaffold, JHU_Msex_v1.0 HiC_scaffold_2212, whole genome shotgun sequence:
- the LOC119191998 gene encoding UDP-glucosyltransferase 2-like: protein MGSNRFCLVFLLISLSCVVDGASILALFSSLSYSDHLVFRGYVSLLAQSGHSLVVMTPYPGQFMYPDTENIVELDVGQESAPFWDEYKKLLTNTDDYYPQLRAMNELSLKIAIAQLKSKQMTALFINPNIKFDLVITEADVPLLYAVADKYKVPHISITTSNGKIHQYEAKGNPIHPILYPDVNTLNYGNLSRWQKVIEFYRHIQTKNEFYNNYLPLSELAAKKIFGLKRDLQQVEYDIDLLFIASNPLLIGNRPVVPAITFVDRMHITPDISLPQNVQAFLDSQIKGVVYFSVGAIQDAEQLSPRILQIFADAFKELPFTVLWKIGNTTMVNKSNNVVTQAWFPQQQILAHRNVKAFITHGGQRSLEEALFYEVPIIGLPFVKSRKTFIGEYIKYGVGEIVNPYDMDKETLKTIITAVASDNKYKKAIVKLKDMVVDDVISGPELAVWWTEYVLRNGGAQHLRSAAVGATFVKYYMLDLLSYLLAGVLFTIYLTFCIVRYIVSRLRKRYILERGIVSSVKFKEL from the exons ATGGGATCAAATAGATTTTGTTTAGTGTTTTTACTCATATCTTTAAGCTGTGTGGTTGACGGAGCGTCGATACTTGCATTGTTTTCGTCTTTATCTTATTCAGATCATTTGGTGTTCAGGGGATATGTCTCGTTGCTCGCGCAAAGTGGCCACTCCTTGGTTGTTATGACACCTTATCCAGGTCAGTTTATGTACCCGGATACGGAAAATATCGTGGAACTTGATGTAGGACAAGAATCGGCACCCTTTTGGGATGAGTACAAGAAATTGTTAACTAATACTGATGACTATTACCCACAATTAAGGGCTATGAACGAACTATCTCTTAAAATTGCCATTGCCCAGTTGAAGTCTAAGCAGATGACTGCATTGTTTATTAATCCTAACATCAAATTTGACCTGGTTATAACTGAAGCTGATGTGCCACTTCTATACGCTGTGGCAGATAAGTACAAGGTACCACACATTTCTATTACCACATCGAATGGAAAAATACACCAGTACGAAGCAAAGGGCAATCCAATTCACCCGATTTTATATCCAGACGTTAATACGCTTAATTATGGAAACTTGAGTCGCTGGCAAAAAGTGATTGAATTTTATCGACATATCCAGACCaagaatgaattttataacaattacttaCCGCTTAGCGAGTTAGCGGCTAAGAAAATCTTTGGACTGAAAAGAGACTTACAGCAAGTAGAATATGATATAGATTTGCTATTTATTGCCAGTAATCCTTTATTAATTGGTAATAGACCAGTTGTTCCGGCTATTACTTTTGTTGACCGCATGCATATAACACCAGATATAAGTTTGCCACAG AATGTTCAAGCTTTCCTGGACTCGCAAATAAAAGGTGTAGTGTACTTTAGCGTGGGAGCTATACAAGATGCAGAACAACTTTCGCCGCGAATACTGCAGATATTCGCAGATGCTTTTAAGGAGCTACCTTTTACCGTTTTATGGAAAATCGGTAATACGACTATGGTCAACAAGTCAAATAATGTTGTTACGCAAGCATGGTTCCCACAGCAACAAATATTAG ctcATCGAAATGTAAAGGCATTTATAACACACGGTGGTCAACGGTCGCTAGAAGAAGCTCTCTTTTACGAAGTACCAATCATAGGTTTACCATTTGTAAAGTCTAGAAAGACATTTATTggagaatatataaaatatggagTAGGTGAAATTGTAAACCCGTATGACATGGATAAGGAAACTCTGAAAACCATAATAACGGCTGTAGCTTCTGACAACAA ATACAAGAAAGCTATTGTAAAACTGAAAGACATGGTGGTAGATGACGTCATATCAGGGCCTGAACTCGCAGTTTGGTGGACGGAATATGTCCTTAGAAATGGAGGAGCTCAACATCTTCGCTCAGCAGCTGTTGGCGCGACTTTTGTCAAATATTACATGCTGGACCTTCTTAGTTACCTTCTTGCTGGTGTTTTATTTACTATCTACTTGACCTTCTGTATCGTGCGTTATATTGTGAGCCGTTTACGAAAACGTTACATCCTCGAGAGGGGCATAGTATCATctgtaaaatttaaagaattataa